A single Oncorhynchus mykiss isolate Arlee chromosome 22, USDA_OmykA_1.1, whole genome shotgun sequence DNA region contains:
- the LOC110501295 gene encoding RCC1 and BTB domain-containing protein 1 isoform X1 produces MERSCSVKSRDSIAHQDHAPAPPCSRGHTPPPLQRRSRRTMVDVTKWPLFSLMEGEELSSIRQACVFGTSANEVIYITHNDDVYVFGLNCSNCLGTGDSQSTILPKKLDFLSGRKVVSLSYGSGPHILLATEEGELFAWGHNGYSQLGNGTTNQGVAPVLVSASLLNKRVTEVACGSHHSLALTNTGEVYAWGYNNCGQVGSGSTANQPTPRRVSNCLQNKVVVSITCGQTSSLAVVENGEVYGWGYNGNGQLGLGNNGNQLTPCRLVGLQGLCVLQIVSGYAHSLALTDEGLLYAWGTNTYGQLGTGNKSNQLSPVQIMAEKESRIVEIAACHSTHTSAAKTQSGQVYMWGQCRGQSIVLPFLTHFSCTDDVFACFATPSVMWRLLSMEHDDFLTVSQSLKKEFDSPETADLKFSVDGKYIHVHKAVLKIRCEHFRSMFQSHWNEDMKEVIEIDQFTYPVYRSFLEFLYTDNIDLPPEDAIGLLDLATSYCENRLKRLCQHIIKRGITIENAFSLLAAAVRYDAEDLEEFCFKFCVNHLTEVTQTAAFWQMEGNLLKEFISRASRCGAFKN; encoded by the exons ATGGAACGCTCTTGTAG TGTGAAAAGCAGGGATAGCATCGCCCACCAAGACCACGCACCTGCTCCTCCCTGTAGCCGGGGACACACCCCTCCACCGTTGCAACGGAGATCAAGGCGCACTATGGTGGATGTGACAAAATGGCCGCTGTTTAGCCTGATGGAAGGCGAGGAGCTCTCGTCCATACGACAGGCCTGTGTGTTTGGAACCTCCGCCAACGAGGTCATCTACATCACCCACAATGATGAC GTGTATGTGTTTGGGCTGAACTGCAGTAACTGCCTGGGAACAGGGGATAGCCAAAGCACCATCCTACCTAAGAAGCTGGACTTTCTGAGTGGGAGGAAAGTGGTCAGCCTCAGCTATGGCAGCGGACCCCACATCCTCCTGGCCACTGAGG AGGGCGAGTTGTTTGCCTGGGGCCACAATGGCTACAGTCAGCTGGGGAATGGGACCACCAACCAGGGGGTCGCTCCTGTGCTGGTGTCTGCCAGCCTTCTCAACAAGAGGGTGACGGAAGTGGCCTGTGGTTCACATCACTCCCTGGCCCTGACCAACActggagag GTGTATGCCTGGGGCTACAATAACTGTGGCCAGGTGGGGTCAGGGTCCACGGCCAACCAGCCCACCCCCAGGAGAGTGTCCAACTGTCTGCAGAACAAGGTGGTCGTCAGCATCACCTGTGGTCAAACCTCCTCTCTGGCTGTGGTCGAGAATGGAGAG GTGTACGGCTGGGGCTATAACGGAAACGGCCAACTGGGGCTAGGCAACAACGGGAATCAGCTGACACCTTGTCGCCTGGTGGGCTTACAGGGTCTCTGTGTGCTACAG ATAGTGTCTGGCTATGCCCACTCCTTGGCCCTAACGGACGAGGGGCTGCTGTATGCCTGGGGGACCAACACCTATGGCCAGCTGGGCACAGGCAACAAGAGCAACCAACTCAGCCCAGTCCAGATCATGgctgagaaggagag caggATTGTAGAGATTGCAGCATGCCACTCCACACACACCTCAGCAGCTAAGACTCAGAGTGGCCAGGTGTACATGTGGGGCCAGTGTAGGGGTCAGTCCATCGTCTTGCCCTTCCTCACACACTTCTCCTGCACTGATGACGTTTTTGCTTGCTTTGCCACGCCCTCTGTCATGTGGAGGCTGCTCTCTATGG AGCATGATGACTTCCTGACAGTGTCCCAGTCTTTAAAGAAGGAATTTGACAGCCCAGAGACGGCCGACCTCAAGTTCAGCGTGGATGGCAAATACATCCATGTGCACAAGGCTGTGCTCAAGATCAG GTGTGAGCACTTCAGGTCCATGTTCCAGTCCCATTGGAATGAAGACATGAAGGAGGTGATAGAGATCGACCAGTTCACCTACCCCGTCTACCGCTCCTTCCTAGAGTTCCTCTACACAGACAACATAGACCTGCCCCCAGAGGATGCTATCG GTCTGCTGGACCTGGCCACATCCTACTGTGAGAACCGCCTGAAGCGTCTCTGTCAGCACATCATCAAGAGAGGCATCACCATAGAGAACGCCTTCTCTCTGCTCGCTGCTGCCGTGCGCTACGACGCAGAG GACCTGGAGGAGTTCTGCTTTAAGTTCTGTGTGAACCACCTGACGGAGGTGACCCAGACTGCAGCCTTCTGGCAGATGGAAGGCAACCTTCTCAAAGAGTTCATCAGCCGAGCTAGCCGCTGTGGAGCCTTCAAGAACTGA
- the LOC110501295 gene encoding RCC1 and BTB domain-containing protein 1 isoform X6, whose translation MVDVTKWPLFSLMEGEELSSIRQACVFGTSANEVIYITHNDDVYVFGLNCSNCLGTGDSQSTILPKKLDFLSGRKVVSLSYGSGPHILLATEEGELFAWGHNGYSQLGNGTTNQGVAPVLVSASLLNKRVTEVACGSHHSLALTNTGEVYAWGYNNCGQVGSGSTANQPTPRRVSNCLQNKVVVSITCGQTSSLAVVENGEVYGWGYNGNGQLGLGNNGNQLTPCRLVGLQGLCVLQIVSGYAHSLALTDEGLLYAWGTNTYGQLGTGNKSNQLSPVQIMAEKESRIVEIAACHSTHTSAAKTQSGQVYMWGQCRGQSIVLPFLTHFSCTDDVFACFATPSVMWRLLSMEHDDFLTVSQSLKKEFDSPETADLKFSVDGKYIHVHKAVLKIRCEHFRSMFQSHWNEDMKEVIEIDQFTYPVYRSFLEFLYTDNIDLPPEDAIGLLDLATSYCENRLKRLCQHIIKRGITIENAFSLLAAAVRYDAEDLEEFCFKFCVNHLTEVTQTAAFWQMEGNLLKEFISRASRCGAFKN comes from the exons ATGGTGGATGTGACAAAATGGCCGCTGTTTAGCCTGATGGAAGGCGAGGAGCTCTCGTCCATACGACAGGCCTGTGTGTTTGGAACCTCCGCCAACGAGGTCATCTACATCACCCACAATGATGAC GTGTATGTGTTTGGGCTGAACTGCAGTAACTGCCTGGGAACAGGGGATAGCCAAAGCACCATCCTACCTAAGAAGCTGGACTTTCTGAGTGGGAGGAAAGTGGTCAGCCTCAGCTATGGCAGCGGACCCCACATCCTCCTGGCCACTGAGG AGGGCGAGTTGTTTGCCTGGGGCCACAATGGCTACAGTCAGCTGGGGAATGGGACCACCAACCAGGGGGTCGCTCCTGTGCTGGTGTCTGCCAGCCTTCTCAACAAGAGGGTGACGGAAGTGGCCTGTGGTTCACATCACTCCCTGGCCCTGACCAACActggagag GTGTATGCCTGGGGCTACAATAACTGTGGCCAGGTGGGGTCAGGGTCCACGGCCAACCAGCCCACCCCCAGGAGAGTGTCCAACTGTCTGCAGAACAAGGTGGTCGTCAGCATCACCTGTGGTCAAACCTCCTCTCTGGCTGTGGTCGAGAATGGAGAG GTGTACGGCTGGGGCTATAACGGAAACGGCCAACTGGGGCTAGGCAACAACGGGAATCAGCTGACACCTTGTCGCCTGGTGGGCTTACAGGGTCTCTGTGTGCTACAG ATAGTGTCTGGCTATGCCCACTCCTTGGCCCTAACGGACGAGGGGCTGCTGTATGCCTGGGGGACCAACACCTATGGCCAGCTGGGCACAGGCAACAAGAGCAACCAACTCAGCCCAGTCCAGATCATGgctgagaaggagag caggATTGTAGAGATTGCAGCATGCCACTCCACACACACCTCAGCAGCTAAGACTCAGAGTGGCCAGGTGTACATGTGGGGCCAGTGTAGGGGTCAGTCCATCGTCTTGCCCTTCCTCACACACTTCTCCTGCACTGATGACGTTTTTGCTTGCTTTGCCACGCCCTCTGTCATGTGGAGGCTGCTCTCTATGG AGCATGATGACTTCCTGACAGTGTCCCAGTCTTTAAAGAAGGAATTTGACAGCCCAGAGACGGCCGACCTCAAGTTCAGCGTGGATGGCAAATACATCCATGTGCACAAGGCTGTGCTCAAGATCAG GTGTGAGCACTTCAGGTCCATGTTCCAGTCCCATTGGAATGAAGACATGAAGGAGGTGATAGAGATCGACCAGTTCACCTACCCCGTCTACCGCTCCTTCCTAGAGTTCCTCTACACAGACAACATAGACCTGCCCCCAGAGGATGCTATCG GTCTGCTGGACCTGGCCACATCCTACTGTGAGAACCGCCTGAAGCGTCTCTGTCAGCACATCATCAAGAGAGGCATCACCATAGAGAACGCCTTCTCTCTGCTCGCTGCTGCCGTGCGCTACGACGCAGAG GACCTGGAGGAGTTCTGCTTTAAGTTCTGTGTGAACCACCTGACGGAGGTGACCCAGACTGCAGCCTTCTGGCAGATGGAAGGCAACCTTCTCAAAGAGTTCATCAGCCGAGCTAGCCGCTGTGGAGCCTTCAAGAACTGA
- the LOC110501295 gene encoding RCC1 and BTB domain-containing protein 1 isoform X4, with the protein MERSCSVKSRDSIAHQDHAPAPPCSRGHTPPPLQRRSRRTMVDVTKWPLFSLMEGEELSSIRQACVFGTSANEVIYITHNDDVYVFGLNCSNCLGTGDSQSTILPKKLDFLSGRKVVSLSYGSGPHILLATEEGELFAWGHNGYSQLGNGTTNQGVAPVLVSASLLNKRVTEVACGSHHSLALTNTGEVYAWGYNNCGQVGSGSTANQPTPRRVSNCLQNKVVVSITCGQTSSLAVVENGEVYGWGYNGNGQLGLGNNGNQLTPCRLVGLQGLCVLQIVSGYAHSLALTDEGLLYAWGTNTYGQLGTGNKSNQLSPVQIMAEKESRIVEIAACHSTHTSAAKTQSGQVYMWGQCREHDDFLTVSQSLKKEFDSPETADLKFSVDGKYIHVHKAVLKIRCEHFRSMFQSHWNEDMKEVIEIDQFTYPVYRSFLEFLYTDNIDLPPEDAIGLLDLATSYCENRLKRLCQHIIKRGITIENAFSLLAAAVRYDAEDLEEFCFKFCVNHLTEVTQTAAFWQMEGNLLKEFISRASRCGAFKN; encoded by the exons ATGGAACGCTCTTGTAG TGTGAAAAGCAGGGATAGCATCGCCCACCAAGACCACGCACCTGCTCCTCCCTGTAGCCGGGGACACACCCCTCCACCGTTGCAACGGAGATCAAGGCGCACTATGGTGGATGTGACAAAATGGCCGCTGTTTAGCCTGATGGAAGGCGAGGAGCTCTCGTCCATACGACAGGCCTGTGTGTTTGGAACCTCCGCCAACGAGGTCATCTACATCACCCACAATGATGAC GTGTATGTGTTTGGGCTGAACTGCAGTAACTGCCTGGGAACAGGGGATAGCCAAAGCACCATCCTACCTAAGAAGCTGGACTTTCTGAGTGGGAGGAAAGTGGTCAGCCTCAGCTATGGCAGCGGACCCCACATCCTCCTGGCCACTGAGG AGGGCGAGTTGTTTGCCTGGGGCCACAATGGCTACAGTCAGCTGGGGAATGGGACCACCAACCAGGGGGTCGCTCCTGTGCTGGTGTCTGCCAGCCTTCTCAACAAGAGGGTGACGGAAGTGGCCTGTGGTTCACATCACTCCCTGGCCCTGACCAACActggagag GTGTATGCCTGGGGCTACAATAACTGTGGCCAGGTGGGGTCAGGGTCCACGGCCAACCAGCCCACCCCCAGGAGAGTGTCCAACTGTCTGCAGAACAAGGTGGTCGTCAGCATCACCTGTGGTCAAACCTCCTCTCTGGCTGTGGTCGAGAATGGAGAG GTGTACGGCTGGGGCTATAACGGAAACGGCCAACTGGGGCTAGGCAACAACGGGAATCAGCTGACACCTTGTCGCCTGGTGGGCTTACAGGGTCTCTGTGTGCTACAG ATAGTGTCTGGCTATGCCCACTCCTTGGCCCTAACGGACGAGGGGCTGCTGTATGCCTGGGGGACCAACACCTATGGCCAGCTGGGCACAGGCAACAAGAGCAACCAACTCAGCCCAGTCCAGATCATGgctgagaaggagag caggATTGTAGAGATTGCAGCATGCCACTCCACACACACCTCAGCAGCTAAGACTCAGAGTGGCCAGGTGTACATGTGGGGCCAGTGTAGGG AGCATGATGACTTCCTGACAGTGTCCCAGTCTTTAAAGAAGGAATTTGACAGCCCAGAGACGGCCGACCTCAAGTTCAGCGTGGATGGCAAATACATCCATGTGCACAAGGCTGTGCTCAAGATCAG GTGTGAGCACTTCAGGTCCATGTTCCAGTCCCATTGGAATGAAGACATGAAGGAGGTGATAGAGATCGACCAGTTCACCTACCCCGTCTACCGCTCCTTCCTAGAGTTCCTCTACACAGACAACATAGACCTGCCCCCAGAGGATGCTATCG GTCTGCTGGACCTGGCCACATCCTACTGTGAGAACCGCCTGAAGCGTCTCTGTCAGCACATCATCAAGAGAGGCATCACCATAGAGAACGCCTTCTCTCTGCTCGCTGCTGCCGTGCGCTACGACGCAGAG GACCTGGAGGAGTTCTGCTTTAAGTTCTGTGTGAACCACCTGACGGAGGTGACCCAGACTGCAGCCTTCTGGCAGATGGAAGGCAACCTTCTCAAAGAGTTCATCAGCCGAGCTAGCCGCTGTGGAGCCTTCAAGAACTGA
- the LOC110501295 gene encoding RCC1 and BTB domain-containing protein 1 isoform X2, with translation MERSCSVKSRDSIAHQDHAPAPPCSRGHTPPPLQRRSRRTMVDVTKWPLFSLMEGEELSSIRQACVFGTSANEVIYITHNDDVYVFGLNCSNCLGTGDSQSTILPKKLDFLSGRKVVSLSYGSGPHILLATEEGELFAWGHNGYSQLGNGTTNQGVAPVLVSASLLNKRVTEVACGSHHSLALTNTGEVYAWGYNNCGQVGSGSTANQPTPRRVSNCLQNKVVVSITCGQTSSLAVVENGEVYGWGYNGNGQLGLGNNGNQLTPCRLVGLQGLCVLQIVSGYAHSLALTDEGLLYAWGTNTYGQLGTGNKSNQLSPVQIMAEKERIVEIAACHSTHTSAAKTQSGQVYMWGQCRGQSIVLPFLTHFSCTDDVFACFATPSVMWRLLSMEHDDFLTVSQSLKKEFDSPETADLKFSVDGKYIHVHKAVLKIRCEHFRSMFQSHWNEDMKEVIEIDQFTYPVYRSFLEFLYTDNIDLPPEDAIGLLDLATSYCENRLKRLCQHIIKRGITIENAFSLLAAAVRYDAEDLEEFCFKFCVNHLTEVTQTAAFWQMEGNLLKEFISRASRCGAFKN, from the exons ATGGAACGCTCTTGTAG TGTGAAAAGCAGGGATAGCATCGCCCACCAAGACCACGCACCTGCTCCTCCCTGTAGCCGGGGACACACCCCTCCACCGTTGCAACGGAGATCAAGGCGCACTATGGTGGATGTGACAAAATGGCCGCTGTTTAGCCTGATGGAAGGCGAGGAGCTCTCGTCCATACGACAGGCCTGTGTGTTTGGAACCTCCGCCAACGAGGTCATCTACATCACCCACAATGATGAC GTGTATGTGTTTGGGCTGAACTGCAGTAACTGCCTGGGAACAGGGGATAGCCAAAGCACCATCCTACCTAAGAAGCTGGACTTTCTGAGTGGGAGGAAAGTGGTCAGCCTCAGCTATGGCAGCGGACCCCACATCCTCCTGGCCACTGAGG AGGGCGAGTTGTTTGCCTGGGGCCACAATGGCTACAGTCAGCTGGGGAATGGGACCACCAACCAGGGGGTCGCTCCTGTGCTGGTGTCTGCCAGCCTTCTCAACAAGAGGGTGACGGAAGTGGCCTGTGGTTCACATCACTCCCTGGCCCTGACCAACActggagag GTGTATGCCTGGGGCTACAATAACTGTGGCCAGGTGGGGTCAGGGTCCACGGCCAACCAGCCCACCCCCAGGAGAGTGTCCAACTGTCTGCAGAACAAGGTGGTCGTCAGCATCACCTGTGGTCAAACCTCCTCTCTGGCTGTGGTCGAGAATGGAGAG GTGTACGGCTGGGGCTATAACGGAAACGGCCAACTGGGGCTAGGCAACAACGGGAATCAGCTGACACCTTGTCGCCTGGTGGGCTTACAGGGTCTCTGTGTGCTACAG ATAGTGTCTGGCTATGCCCACTCCTTGGCCCTAACGGACGAGGGGCTGCTGTATGCCTGGGGGACCAACACCTATGGCCAGCTGGGCACAGGCAACAAGAGCAACCAACTCAGCCCAGTCCAGATCATGgctgagaaggagag gATTGTAGAGATTGCAGCATGCCACTCCACACACACCTCAGCAGCTAAGACTCAGAGTGGCCAGGTGTACATGTGGGGCCAGTGTAGGGGTCAGTCCATCGTCTTGCCCTTCCTCACACACTTCTCCTGCACTGATGACGTTTTTGCTTGCTTTGCCACGCCCTCTGTCATGTGGAGGCTGCTCTCTATGG AGCATGATGACTTCCTGACAGTGTCCCAGTCTTTAAAGAAGGAATTTGACAGCCCAGAGACGGCCGACCTCAAGTTCAGCGTGGATGGCAAATACATCCATGTGCACAAGGCTGTGCTCAAGATCAG GTGTGAGCACTTCAGGTCCATGTTCCAGTCCCATTGGAATGAAGACATGAAGGAGGTGATAGAGATCGACCAGTTCACCTACCCCGTCTACCGCTCCTTCCTAGAGTTCCTCTACACAGACAACATAGACCTGCCCCCAGAGGATGCTATCG GTCTGCTGGACCTGGCCACATCCTACTGTGAGAACCGCCTGAAGCGTCTCTGTCAGCACATCATCAAGAGAGGCATCACCATAGAGAACGCCTTCTCTCTGCTCGCTGCTGCCGTGCGCTACGACGCAGAG GACCTGGAGGAGTTCTGCTTTAAGTTCTGTGTGAACCACCTGACGGAGGTGACCCAGACTGCAGCCTTCTGGCAGATGGAAGGCAACCTTCTCAAAGAGTTCATCAGCCGAGCTAGCCGCTGTGGAGCCTTCAAGAACTGA
- the LOC110501295 gene encoding RCC1 and BTB domain-containing protein 1 isoform X3, with the protein MERSCSVKSRDSIAHQDHAPAPPCSRGHTPPPLQRRSRRTMVDVTKWPLFSLMEGEELSSIRQACVFGTSANEVIYITHNDDVYVFGLNCSNCLGTGDSQSTILPKKLDFLSGRKVVSLSYGSGPHILLATEEGELFAWGHNGYSQLGNGTTNQGVAPVLVSASLLNKRVTEVACGSHHSLALTNTGEVYAWGYNNCGQVGSGSTANQPTPRRVSNCLQNKVVVSITCGQTSSLAVVENGEVYGWGYNGNGQLGLGNNGNQLTPCRLVGLQGLCVLQIVSGYAHSLALTDEGLLYAWGTNTYGQLGTGNKSNQLSPVQIMAEKESRIVEIAACHSTHTSAAKTQSGQVYMWGQCRGQSIVLPFLTHFSCTDDVFACFATPSVMWRLLSMEHDDFLTVSQSLKKEFDSPETADLKFSVDGKYIHVHKAVLKIRCEHFRSMFQSHWNEDMKEVIEIDQFTYPVYRSFLEFLYTDNIDLPPEDAIGLLDLATSYCENRLKRLCQHIIKRGITIENAFSLLAAAVRYDAEVSPASTPSNRTWRSSALSSV; encoded by the exons ATGGAACGCTCTTGTAG TGTGAAAAGCAGGGATAGCATCGCCCACCAAGACCACGCACCTGCTCCTCCCTGTAGCCGGGGACACACCCCTCCACCGTTGCAACGGAGATCAAGGCGCACTATGGTGGATGTGACAAAATGGCCGCTGTTTAGCCTGATGGAAGGCGAGGAGCTCTCGTCCATACGACAGGCCTGTGTGTTTGGAACCTCCGCCAACGAGGTCATCTACATCACCCACAATGATGAC GTGTATGTGTTTGGGCTGAACTGCAGTAACTGCCTGGGAACAGGGGATAGCCAAAGCACCATCCTACCTAAGAAGCTGGACTTTCTGAGTGGGAGGAAAGTGGTCAGCCTCAGCTATGGCAGCGGACCCCACATCCTCCTGGCCACTGAGG AGGGCGAGTTGTTTGCCTGGGGCCACAATGGCTACAGTCAGCTGGGGAATGGGACCACCAACCAGGGGGTCGCTCCTGTGCTGGTGTCTGCCAGCCTTCTCAACAAGAGGGTGACGGAAGTGGCCTGTGGTTCACATCACTCCCTGGCCCTGACCAACActggagag GTGTATGCCTGGGGCTACAATAACTGTGGCCAGGTGGGGTCAGGGTCCACGGCCAACCAGCCCACCCCCAGGAGAGTGTCCAACTGTCTGCAGAACAAGGTGGTCGTCAGCATCACCTGTGGTCAAACCTCCTCTCTGGCTGTGGTCGAGAATGGAGAG GTGTACGGCTGGGGCTATAACGGAAACGGCCAACTGGGGCTAGGCAACAACGGGAATCAGCTGACACCTTGTCGCCTGGTGGGCTTACAGGGTCTCTGTGTGCTACAG ATAGTGTCTGGCTATGCCCACTCCTTGGCCCTAACGGACGAGGGGCTGCTGTATGCCTGGGGGACCAACACCTATGGCCAGCTGGGCACAGGCAACAAGAGCAACCAACTCAGCCCAGTCCAGATCATGgctgagaaggagag caggATTGTAGAGATTGCAGCATGCCACTCCACACACACCTCAGCAGCTAAGACTCAGAGTGGCCAGGTGTACATGTGGGGCCAGTGTAGGGGTCAGTCCATCGTCTTGCCCTTCCTCACACACTTCTCCTGCACTGATGACGTTTTTGCTTGCTTTGCCACGCCCTCTGTCATGTGGAGGCTGCTCTCTATGG AGCATGATGACTTCCTGACAGTGTCCCAGTCTTTAAAGAAGGAATTTGACAGCCCAGAGACGGCCGACCTCAAGTTCAGCGTGGATGGCAAATACATCCATGTGCACAAGGCTGTGCTCAAGATCAG GTGTGAGCACTTCAGGTCCATGTTCCAGTCCCATTGGAATGAAGACATGAAGGAGGTGATAGAGATCGACCAGTTCACCTACCCCGTCTACCGCTCCTTCCTAGAGTTCCTCTACACAGACAACATAGACCTGCCCCCAGAGGATGCTATCG GTCTGCTGGACCTGGCCACATCCTACTGTGAGAACCGCCTGAAGCGTCTCTGTCAGCACATCATCAAGAGAGGCATCACCATAGAGAACGCCTTCTCTCTGCTCGCTGCTGCCGTGCGCTACGACGCAGAGGTCAGTCCCGCTTCCACACCTAGCAACAG GACCTGGAGGAGTTCTGCTTTAAGTTCTGTGTGA
- the LOC110501295 gene encoding RCC1 and BTB domain-containing protein 1 isoform X5, with protein MERSCSVKSRDSIAHQDHAPAPPCSRGHTPPPLQRRSRRTMVDVTKWPLFSLMEGEELSSIRQACVFGTSANEVIYITHNDDVYVFGLNCSNCLGTGDSQSTILPKKLDFLSGRKVVSLSYGSGPHILLATEEGELFAWGHNGYSQLGNGTTNQGVAPVLVSASLLNKRVTEVACGSHHSLALTNTGEVYAWGYNNCGQVGSGSTANQPTPRRVSNCLQNKVVVSITCGQTSSLAVVENGEVYGWGYNGNGQLGLGNNGNQLTPCRLVGLQGLCVLQIVSGYAHSLALTDEGLLYAWGTNTYGQLGTGNKSNQLSPVQIMAEKERIVEIAACHSTHTSAAKTQSGQVYMWGQCREHDDFLTVSQSLKKEFDSPETADLKFSVDGKYIHVHKAVLKIRCEHFRSMFQSHWNEDMKEVIEIDQFTYPVYRSFLEFLYTDNIDLPPEDAIGLLDLATSYCENRLKRLCQHIIKRGITIENAFSLLAAAVRYDAEDLEEFCFKFCVNHLTEVTQTAAFWQMEGNLLKEFISRASRCGAFKN; from the exons ATGGAACGCTCTTGTAG TGTGAAAAGCAGGGATAGCATCGCCCACCAAGACCACGCACCTGCTCCTCCCTGTAGCCGGGGACACACCCCTCCACCGTTGCAACGGAGATCAAGGCGCACTATGGTGGATGTGACAAAATGGCCGCTGTTTAGCCTGATGGAAGGCGAGGAGCTCTCGTCCATACGACAGGCCTGTGTGTTTGGAACCTCCGCCAACGAGGTCATCTACATCACCCACAATGATGAC GTGTATGTGTTTGGGCTGAACTGCAGTAACTGCCTGGGAACAGGGGATAGCCAAAGCACCATCCTACCTAAGAAGCTGGACTTTCTGAGTGGGAGGAAAGTGGTCAGCCTCAGCTATGGCAGCGGACCCCACATCCTCCTGGCCACTGAGG AGGGCGAGTTGTTTGCCTGGGGCCACAATGGCTACAGTCAGCTGGGGAATGGGACCACCAACCAGGGGGTCGCTCCTGTGCTGGTGTCTGCCAGCCTTCTCAACAAGAGGGTGACGGAAGTGGCCTGTGGTTCACATCACTCCCTGGCCCTGACCAACActggagag GTGTATGCCTGGGGCTACAATAACTGTGGCCAGGTGGGGTCAGGGTCCACGGCCAACCAGCCCACCCCCAGGAGAGTGTCCAACTGTCTGCAGAACAAGGTGGTCGTCAGCATCACCTGTGGTCAAACCTCCTCTCTGGCTGTGGTCGAGAATGGAGAG GTGTACGGCTGGGGCTATAACGGAAACGGCCAACTGGGGCTAGGCAACAACGGGAATCAGCTGACACCTTGTCGCCTGGTGGGCTTACAGGGTCTCTGTGTGCTACAG ATAGTGTCTGGCTATGCCCACTCCTTGGCCCTAACGGACGAGGGGCTGCTGTATGCCTGGGGGACCAACACCTATGGCCAGCTGGGCACAGGCAACAAGAGCAACCAACTCAGCCCAGTCCAGATCATGgctgagaaggagag gATTGTAGAGATTGCAGCATGCCACTCCACACACACCTCAGCAGCTAAGACTCAGAGTGGCCAGGTGTACATGTGGGGCCAGTGTAGGG AGCATGATGACTTCCTGACAGTGTCCCAGTCTTTAAAGAAGGAATTTGACAGCCCAGAGACGGCCGACCTCAAGTTCAGCGTGGATGGCAAATACATCCATGTGCACAAGGCTGTGCTCAAGATCAG GTGTGAGCACTTCAGGTCCATGTTCCAGTCCCATTGGAATGAAGACATGAAGGAGGTGATAGAGATCGACCAGTTCACCTACCCCGTCTACCGCTCCTTCCTAGAGTTCCTCTACACAGACAACATAGACCTGCCCCCAGAGGATGCTATCG GTCTGCTGGACCTGGCCACATCCTACTGTGAGAACCGCCTGAAGCGTCTCTGTCAGCACATCATCAAGAGAGGCATCACCATAGAGAACGCCTTCTCTCTGCTCGCTGCTGCCGTGCGCTACGACGCAGAG GACCTGGAGGAGTTCTGCTTTAAGTTCTGTGTGAACCACCTGACGGAGGTGACCCAGACTGCAGCCTTCTGGCAGATGGAAGGCAACCTTCTCAAAGAGTTCATCAGCCGAGCTAGCCGCTGTGGAGCCTTCAAGAACTGA